One genomic segment of Pseudomonas sp. RU47 includes these proteins:
- the ppx gene encoding exopolyphosphatase, which yields MPQSQAKNLSLIAAIDLGSNSFHMVVAKAQNGEIRILERLGEKVQLAAGIDDERKLNEESMQRGLDCLKRFAQLINGMPLGAVRIVGTNALREARNRLEFIHRAEEILGHPVEVISGREEARLIYLGVSHTLADTPGKRLVADIGGGSTEFIIGQRFEPLLRESLQMGCVSFTQRYFKDGKITPARYAQAYTAARLEIMSIEHALHRLTWDEAIGSSGTIRAIGLALKAGGHGTGEVNAEGLAWLKRRLFKLGDVDKIDFEGIKPDRRTIFPAGLAILEAIFDALELQRMDHCDGALREGVLYDLLGRHHHEDVRERTLTSLMERYHVDLEQAARVERKALHAFDQVAVDWELDDGIWRELLGWAAKVHEVGLDIAHYHYHKHGAYLIEHSDLAGFSREDQQMLALLVRGHRRNIPKDKFADFGDDGDKLIRLCVLLRFAILFHHIRGTQAMPQVVLHAKGNTLDVEFPENWLDENQLTQADFGLEADWLTRVGIVLTVH from the coding sequence ATGCCGCAATCCCAAGCCAAGAATCTGTCCCTGATCGCCGCAATCGACCTGGGCTCGAACAGCTTTCACATGGTCGTGGCCAAGGCCCAGAACGGCGAAATCCGCATTCTCGAGCGCCTTGGCGAGAAGGTTCAACTGGCCGCGGGCATCGACGATGAGCGCAAGCTCAACGAAGAATCGATGCAGCGCGGCCTCGATTGCCTCAAGCGCTTTGCCCAACTGATCAACGGTATGCCGCTCGGCGCCGTGCGCATCGTTGGCACCAACGCTTTGCGTGAAGCGCGCAACCGCCTCGAATTCATCCACCGCGCCGAAGAAATCCTCGGCCACCCGGTGGAAGTCATCTCCGGTCGTGAAGAAGCGCGCCTGATCTATCTGGGCGTGTCGCACACCCTCGCCGACACCCCGGGCAAACGCCTGGTTGCCGACATCGGCGGCGGCAGCACCGAGTTCATCATCGGCCAGCGCTTTGAGCCGCTGCTGCGCGAAAGCCTGCAGATGGGCTGCGTCAGCTTCACCCAGCGCTACTTCAAGGACGGCAAGATCACCCCGGCCCGCTACGCCCAGGCGTACACCGCGGCGCGGCTGGAGATCATGAGCATCGAACACGCCCTGCACCGCCTGACCTGGGATGAAGCCATCGGCTCCTCGGGCACCATCCGCGCCATCGGCCTGGCGCTGAAGGCCGGCGGCCATGGCACTGGCGAAGTGAATGCCGAAGGTCTGGCCTGGTTGAAGCGTCGGCTGTTCAAGCTCGGCGACGTCGACAAGATCGACTTTGAAGGCATCAAACCGGATCGCCGGACCATTTTCCCGGCGGGCCTGGCGATTCTCGAAGCGATTTTCGACGCCCTCGAACTGCAACGCATGGATCACTGCGACGGCGCGCTGCGTGAAGGCGTGCTCTACGACCTGCTCGGCCGCCATCATCATGAAGACGTGCGCGAACGTACGTTAACTTCGCTGATGGAGCGCTATCACGTCGATCTGGAGCAGGCGGCGCGTGTGGAACGCAAAGCTTTGCACGCGTTTGATCAGGTGGCGGTGGACTGGGAACTGGATGACGGCATCTGGCGCGAACTCCTCGGTTGGGCAGCGAAAGTGCACGAAGTCGGCCTCGATATCGCGCACTATCACTACCACAAGCACGGCGCCTACCTGATCGAGCACTCGGACCTTGCCGGCTTCTCCCGCGAAGACCAACAGATGCTCGCGCTATTGGTGCGCGGCCACCGCCGCAACATTCCCAAGGACAAGTTTGCCGATTTTGGCGACGACGGCGACAAGCTGATTCGCCTGTGCGTATTGCTGCGCTTTGCGATCCTGTTCCACCATATTCGTGGCACCCAAGCGATGCCGCAGGTGGTGCTGCACGCCAAGGGCAACACCCTGGATGTGGAATTCCCGGAGAACTGGCTGGATGAGAATCAGCTGACTCAGGCGGATTTCGGGCTTGAGGCGGATTGGCTGACGCGGGTGGGCATCGTCCTCACCGTTCACTGA
- the ppk1 gene encoding polyphosphate kinase 1, whose product MNTEGLTEVAVKEAQPVVEQITETPPELEPAPPAPVAEPAAAVPAITIPGLDDSSLYIHRELSQLQFNIRVLEQALDESYPLLERLKFLLIFSSNLDEFFEIRVAGLKKQITFAREQAGADGLQPHQALARISELVHGHVDRQYAILNDILLPELEKHQVRFIRRRNWTVKIKTWVRRYFRDEIAPIITPIGLDPTHPFPLLVNKSLNFIVELEGIDAFGRDSGLAIIPAPRLLPRIIKVPEEVGGPGDNYVFLSSMIHAHADDLFQGMKVKGCYQFRLTRNADLALDSEDVEDLARALRGELFSRRYGDAVRLEVADTCPKHLSDYLLKQFNLSESELYQVNGPVNLTRLFSITGLDSHPELQYTPFTPQIPKLLQNSENIFSVVSKQDILLLHPFESFTPVVDLLRQAAKDPHVLAVRQTLYRSGANSEIVDALVDAARNGKEVTAVIELRARFDEESNLQLASRLQAAGAVVIYGVVGFKTHAKMMLILRREAGEIVRYAHLGTGNYHAGNAKLYTDYSLLTSDDALCEDVGKLFSQLIGMGKTLRMKKLLHAPFTLKKGMLDMIARETQFAVEGKPAHIIAKFNSLTDPKIIRALYKASQSGVRIDLVVRGMCCLRPGIAGVSHNIHVRSIIGRFLEHTRVFYFLNGGDEQMFLSSADWMERNLDKRVETCFPVEGKKLLTRVKKELELYLTDNTHSWSLQSDGRYIRNTPTGNQNPRSAQATLLERLGSPILPVSS is encoded by the coding sequence ATGAATACCGAAGGACTCACGGAAGTTGCAGTAAAAGAAGCTCAACCGGTGGTCGAGCAAATCACCGAGACCCCGCCGGAACTGGAGCCTGCGCCACCCGCGCCGGTGGCCGAACCTGCGGCGGCGGTGCCGGCGATTACCATTCCGGGCCTGGATGACAGCAGCCTGTACATCCACCGCGAGCTCTCGCAACTGCAATTCAATATCCGCGTGCTGGAACAGGCGCTGGACGAGTCCTATCCGTTGCTGGAACGCTTGAAGTTCCTGCTGATCTTCTCCAGCAACCTCGATGAATTCTTTGAAATCCGCGTCGCCGGCCTGAAGAAACAGATCACCTTCGCCCGTGAACAGGCCGGTGCCGATGGTCTGCAGCCGCATCAAGCGCTGGCACGGATCAGCGAGCTGGTCCACGGTCATGTTGACCGTCAGTACGCGATCCTCAATGACATTCTGTTGCCGGAGCTGGAAAAGCATCAGGTGCGCTTCATCCGTCGCCGCAACTGGACGGTCAAGATCAAAACCTGGGTGCGCCGCTATTTCCGCGACGAGATCGCACCGATCATCACCCCGATCGGCCTCGACCCGACGCACCCGTTCCCGTTGCTGGTGAACAAGAGCCTGAACTTCATCGTCGAGCTGGAAGGTATCGACGCCTTCGGTCGCGATTCCGGTCTGGCGATCATCCCGGCGCCGCGCTTGCTGCCACGGATCATCAAGGTGCCGGAAGAAGTCGGCGGCCCCGGCGACAACTATGTATTCCTCTCGTCGATGATCCACGCCCACGCCGATGACCTGTTCCAGGGCATGAAGGTAAAGGGCTGCTACCAGTTCCGTCTGACCCGAAACGCCGACCTGGCGCTCGACTCCGAAGACGTCGAAGACCTGGCCCGCGCCCTGCGTGGCGAGTTGTTCTCGCGTCGTTACGGTGATGCGGTGCGTCTGGAAGTCGCTGACACTTGCCCGAAACACCTCTCGGATTACCTGCTCAAGCAGTTCAACCTGAGCGAGAGCGAGCTGTATCAGGTCAACGGCCCGGTCAACCTGACGCGGCTGTTCAGCATCACCGGTCTGGACAGCCATCCGGAGCTGCAATACACGCCGTTCACCCCGCAGATCCCGAAACTGCTGCAGAACAGCGAAAACATTTTCAGCGTGGTCAGCAAGCAGGACATTCTGCTGCTGCACCCGTTCGAGTCATTCACCCCGGTGGTCGACCTGCTGCGTCAGGCGGCGAAAGACCCGCACGTTCTCGCTGTGCGCCAGACGCTGTACCGTTCCGGCGCCAACTCCGAGATCGTTGATGCGCTGGTCGATGCCGCGCGTAACGGCAAGGAGGTGACGGCGGTCATCGAATTGCGTGCGCGCTTTGACGAAGAATCCAACCTGCAACTGGCCAGCCGTCTGCAAGCGGCCGGTGCGGTGGTGATTTACGGTGTGGTTGGCTTCAAGACCCACGCCAAGATGATGCTGATCCTGCGTCGCGAAGCCGGCGAAATCGTCCGCTACGCGCACCTCGGCACCGGTAACTACCACGCCGGCAACGCCAAGCTGTACACCGACTACAGCCTGCTGACCTCCGACGACGCTTTGTGCGAAGACGTCGGCAAACTGTTCAGCCAGCTGATCGGCATGGGTAAAACCCTGCGCATGAAGAAGCTGCTGCATGCGCCGTTTACCCTGAAGAAGGGCATGCTCGACATGATTGCCCGCGAGACCCAGTTCGCTGTTGAAGGCAAGCCGGCGCACATCATTGCCAAGTTCAACTCGCTGACCGATCCGAAGATCATTCGCGCGCTGTACAAGGCCAGCCAGTCCGGTGTGCGTATCGACCTGGTGGTGCGCGGCATGTGCTGTCTGCGTCCGGGGATTGCCGGGGTATCGCACAATATCCATGTGCGCTCGATCATCGGCCGCTTCCTTGAGCACACCCGGGTGTTCTACTTCCTCAATGGCGGCGACGAGCAGATGTTCCTCTCCAGCGCCGACTGGATGGAGCGCAACCTCGACAAGCGCGTCGAGACCTGCTTCCCGGTCGAAGGCAAAAAACTGCTGACTCGCGTGAAGAAAGAGCTGGAGCTGTACCTGACCGACAATACCCACAGCTGGAGCTTGCAGTCGGATGGTCGTTACATCCGCAACACGCCGACCGGCAACCAGAACCCGCGCAGTGCGCAGGCGACGTTGCTGGAGCGGTTGGGCAGCCCGATCTTGCCGGTGAGCAGCTAA
- the hemB gene encoding porphobilinogen synthase, which translates to MSFTPANRLFPATRLRRNRRDDFSRRLVRENVLTVDDLILPVFVLDGENRREAVASMPGVERLTIDLLLEEAGKWVELGIPALALFPVTPPELKSLDAAEAWNPEGIAQRATRALRERFPELGVITDVALDPFTTHGQDGILDEAGYVQNDITVDALVRQALSHAEAGAQVVAPSDMMDGRIQAIREALEIAGHVNVRIMAYSAKYASAYYGPFRDAVGSASNLGKANKASYQMDPANSDEALHEVGADLSEGADMVMVKPGMPYLDILFRVKDAFKVPTFVYQVSGEYAMHMAAIQNGWLSEAVILESLTAFKRAGADGILTYFAVRAAQLLREQK; encoded by the coding sequence GTGAGCTTTACCCCAGCCAACCGTCTGTTCCCTGCCACGCGCCTGCGCCGCAATCGTCGTGATGATTTTTCGCGTCGGCTGGTGCGGGAAAATGTGCTGACGGTCGATGACCTGATCCTGCCGGTGTTCGTGCTCGACGGTGAAAATCGCCGCGAAGCCGTGGCCTCGATGCCCGGGGTAGAGCGGCTGACGATCGATCTGCTGCTCGAAGAAGCGGGCAAATGGGTCGAGCTGGGGATTCCGGCGCTGGCGCTGTTCCCGGTCACCCCTCCTGAACTGAAATCCCTCGACGCCGCTGAAGCCTGGAACCCCGAAGGCATCGCCCAGCGCGCCACCCGCGCGCTGCGTGAGCGTTTCCCGGAACTGGGTGTCATTACCGACGTCGCGCTTGACCCGTTCACCACCCACGGCCAGGACGGCATACTCGATGAAGCGGGCTACGTGCAGAACGACATCACTGTCGACGCACTGGTCCGTCAGGCCTTGTCCCATGCCGAAGCCGGCGCTCAGGTTGTCGCGCCGTCGGACATGATGGACGGTCGCATTCAGGCGATTCGCGAAGCGCTGGAAATCGCCGGTCACGTCAACGTGCGGATCATGGCCTACTCGGCCAAGTACGCCAGCGCCTATTACGGCCCGTTCCGTGATGCGGTCGGTTCGGCGTCGAACCTCGGCAAGGCCAACAAAGCCTCTTATCAGATGGATCCGGCCAACAGCGACGAAGCGCTGCACGAAGTGGGTGCGGACTTGTCTGAAGGCGCGGACATGGTCATGGTCAAACCGGGCATGCCCTACCTGGACATTCTTTTCCGGGTAAAAGATGCCTTCAAAGTGCCGACCTTCGTCTACCAGGTTAGCGGCGAATACGCCATGCACATGGCGGCGATCCAGAATGGCTGGTTGAGCGAGGCGGTGATTCTCGAATCACTGACCGCCTTTAAACGTGCCGGCGCTGATGGCATCCTGACTTACTTTGCTGTCCGCGCCGCTCAATTGTTACGAGAGCAGAAATAG
- a CDS encoding DedA family protein, translating into MLQQFLHDFGYFALFLGTFFEGETILVLAGFLAFRGYMDINMVVVVAFFGSYAGDQLWYFLGRKHGRKLLARKPRWQMMGDRALEHIRKHPDIWVLSFRFVYGLRTVMPVAIGLSGYPPGRYLLLNGIGAAIWATALAAAAYHFGAVLEGILGSIKKYELWVLGALLVLGVGLWLRRRFKNARLAKQVYADEQAAKAALLNQAEASKPAEPKTPAE; encoded by the coding sequence ATGCTCCAACAATTTCTGCATGACTTTGGCTACTTTGCCTTGTTCCTCGGCACGTTTTTCGAAGGCGAAACCATTCTGGTTCTCGCGGGCTTCCTCGCGTTCCGTGGATACATGGACATCAATATGGTGGTGGTCGTGGCGTTCTTCGGCAGCTATGCCGGCGATCAGCTGTGGTACTTCCTCGGCCGCAAGCACGGGCGCAAGTTACTCGCGCGCAAACCGCGCTGGCAGATGATGGGCGATCGCGCGCTGGAGCATATTCGCAAGCATCCGGACATCTGGGTGCTGAGCTTCCGTTTCGTTTATGGCTTGCGCACGGTGATGCCGGTGGCGATCGGCCTGTCGGGTTATCCGCCGGGACGTTATCTGCTGCTTAACGGCATTGGCGCTGCGATCTGGGCGACGGCGCTGGCCGCTGCGGCTTACCACTTCGGTGCGGTGCTGGAAGGCATCCTCGGCAGCATCAAGAAGTACGAGCTATGGGTATTGGGCGCGTTGCTGGTGCTCGGCGTTGGTCTGTGGCTGCGCCGCCGCTTCAAGAATGCGCGATTGGCCAAGCAGGTTTACGCCGACGAGCAAGCCGCGAAAGCGGCACTGCTGAATCAAGCCGAAGCGTCCAAACCTGCCGAACCGAAGACGCCAGCCGAGTAA
- the elbB gene encoding isoprenoid biosynthesis glyoxalase ElbB: MSKKVAVILSGSGVYDGAEIHESVITLLRLDQRGAQVQCFAPNIAQLHVINHLTGEEMPESRNVLVESARIARGNIKDIREADVDDFDALIVPGGFGAAKNLSNFAVEGAGCTVQPEVLALAEAFAEAGKPVGLMCISPALAAKIYGPGVTCTIGNDADTATAMNKMGATHEDCAVTEIIEDKARKLVTTPAYMLAQNISEAASGINKLVDRVLELTHENDA; this comes from the coding sequence ATGAGCAAAAAAGTTGCAGTGATCCTGTCCGGCAGTGGCGTGTACGACGGCGCCGAGATCCATGAAAGTGTCATCACCCTGCTGCGCCTCGACCAACGCGGCGCGCAGGTGCAGTGCTTCGCCCCGAACATCGCGCAATTGCATGTGATCAATCACCTGACCGGCGAAGAAATGCCCGAGTCGCGCAACGTCCTGGTGGAATCGGCGCGCATTGCACGTGGCAACATCAAGGACATCCGCGAAGCCGACGTCGACGACTTCGATGCGCTGATCGTGCCGGGTGGGTTTGGTGCGGCGAAGAACCTTTCGAACTTTGCCGTTGAAGGCGCAGGCTGCACTGTGCAGCCTGAGGTGCTGGCCTTGGCCGAGGCGTTCGCCGAAGCCGGCAAACCCGTTGGCCTCATGTGCATTTCCCCGGCGCTGGCGGCGAAGATCTATGGCCCAGGCGTGACTTGTACCATCGGCAACGACGCCGACACGGCCACGGCAATGAACAAGATGGGCGCCACCCACGAAGACTGCGCGGTGACGGAAATCATCGAAGACAAGGCGCGCAAACTGGTGACAACCCCGGCTTACATGCTGGCGCAGAACATCAGTGAAGCGGCGTCGGGGATCAACAAACTGGTCGATCGCGTGCTCGAACTGACCCACGAAAACGACGCCTGA
- a CDS encoding YaiI/YqxD family protein, with amino-acid sequence MRVWIDADACPRAAKDLVVKFALKRQYEVVLVAGQPQIKPGLAIVKLIVVPSGPDAADDYLVEHAVPGELVICSDIPLADRLVKKGVAALDPRGKEFDAQNMGERLAVRNLFTDLREQGQMSGGPAPFGDREKQAFANALDRILTRLTRKP; translated from the coding sequence ATGCGTGTATGGATCGATGCCGACGCCTGTCCACGGGCGGCGAAGGATCTGGTGGTGAAGTTCGCCCTCAAGCGTCAGTACGAAGTGGTGCTGGTGGCCGGGCAGCCGCAGATCAAGCCGGGGCTGGCCATCGTCAAGCTGATCGTGGTGCCGAGCGGCCCGGATGCGGCGGACGATTATCTGGTTGAGCACGCGGTGCCGGGTGAACTGGTGATCTGCAGCGATATTCCATTGGCTGATCGCTTGGTGAAAAAGGGCGTCGCGGCGCTGGATCCGCGCGGCAAAGAGTTTGATGCGCAGAACATGGGCGAGCGCCTGGCCGTGCGCAACCTGTTCACCGATCTGCGCGAGCAAGGCCAGATGAGCGGCGGGCCCGCACCGTTTGGCGATCGCGAGAAGCAGGCGTTTGCCAATGCGCTGGACCGGATCCTCACACGCCTGACCCGCAAACCCTGA
- a CDS encoding FTR1 family protein, whose amino-acid sequence MTASSRFLAWLVFPLFALSSFNLLADTVEGAPQALHLLDYISADYPPTVAAGKVVDDSEYREQLEFTRALQGLISGMPAKPEKAPLEQGVSALKAAITAKQDGAEVARQARQLGAQLAVAYEVSQAPIITPDPSRGAPLYAQNCSVCHGDSGAGDGPAGLGMSPAPANLRDAARLDHLSLYAIYNTLGQGVEGTDMPAFADQLDDRQRWDLATYIAGFSADPAAAKSEKTYNIADLARQTPAEVQAAEGPQAAATFRAQRAQPPQVKRGPAQLLDYTAATLDKSLAAYRAGEHDQAYDLSVAAYLEGFELVESSLDNVDANVRKDTEKSLMAYRQSLQDGLPVEQAEQRLEAAKAKLKESAGLLGSDGLSWSLSYISGLLILLREGLEAILVLAAILAFLRNTGQQSAVRSVNVGWGLALLAGLGTWALAAYVIDVSGSQRELLEGATALFASVMVLWLGVWMHDRRHAAAWQDYIKSSLVGGGGRFGFAILAFFSVYRELFEVILFYETLWLQAGPAGHDAVLAGGATALVLLVGLAWVILRGSAKLPLTLFFSINAALLCALSVVFAGHGVKALQEAGIFGTRPVAFFEFDWLGIHADAYSLTAQAVAILAIVVLYGRSWMAEKRRVSAA is encoded by the coding sequence ATGACTGCCTCGTCCCGTTTCCTGGCCTGGCTGGTGTTCCCGTTGTTTGCCCTGAGCAGCTTCAATCTGCTGGCCGATACCGTGGAAGGCGCGCCGCAAGCGCTGCACCTGCTCGATTACATCAGCGCGGATTACCCGCCGACGGTAGCGGCGGGCAAGGTTGTCGATGACTCCGAATACCGCGAGCAACTGGAGTTCACACGGGCGCTGCAAGGCTTGATCTCCGGTATGCCGGCCAAGCCTGAAAAAGCTCCGTTGGAGCAAGGTGTCAGCGCATTGAAGGCAGCGATCACCGCGAAACAGGATGGCGCTGAAGTGGCCCGTCAGGCGCGGCAGTTGGGCGCGCAACTGGCGGTGGCGTATGAAGTCAGTCAGGCACCGATCATCACCCCGGACCCAAGCCGTGGTGCGCCGCTCTATGCGCAGAATTGCTCGGTGTGCCACGGTGACAGCGGCGCCGGTGACGGCCCGGCGGGGCTCGGCATGAGCCCGGCGCCAGCCAATCTGCGTGATGCGGCGCGGTTGGATCACCTGAGCCTGTATGCGATCTACAACACCCTCGGCCAAGGCGTCGAAGGTACCGACATGCCGGCGTTTGCCGATCAGCTTGACGATCGGCAGCGCTGGGATCTGGCGACTTACATCGCCGGCTTCAGCGCCGATCCGGCGGCGGCCAAGTCTGAGAAGACCTACAACATTGCCGATCTGGCTCGCCAGACCCCGGCCGAAGTACAGGCTGCCGAAGGCCCACAAGCGGCGGCGACGTTCCGTGCGCAGCGCGCGCAGCCGCCGCAGGTCAAGCGTGGCCCGGCGCAGTTGCTCGACTACACCGCCGCAACGCTGGACAAGAGTCTTGCCGCGTACCGCGCCGGTGAACACGATCAGGCTTACGACCTGTCGGTCGCGGCCTATCTGGAAGGCTTCGAGCTGGTCGAGAGTTCGCTGGATAACGTCGACGCCAACGTGCGCAAGGACACTGAAAAATCGTTGATGGCGTATCGGCAATCGTTGCAGGACGGTTTGCCGGTCGAGCAGGCCGAGCAGCGTCTGGAGGCGGCCAAGGCCAAGTTGAAAGAGTCTGCCGGCCTGCTTGGCAGCGATGGTCTGAGCTGGTCCCTGAGCTACATCTCCGGTTTACTGATTCTGCTGCGCGAAGGTCTGGAAGCGATTCTGGTGCTGGCGGCGATCCTCGCCTTCCTGCGCAACACCGGTCAGCAATCGGCGGTGCGCAGCGTCAACGTCGGTTGGGGCCTGGCGCTGCTGGCCGGCCTCGGCACCTGGGCGCTGGCGGCGTATGTGATCGATGTCAGCGGTTCTCAGCGTGAGTTGCTTGAGGGCGCGACGGCGCTGTTCGCCAGTGTCATGGTCTTGTGGCTCGGCGTGTGGATGCATGACCGTCGCCACGCAGCGGCCTGGCAGGATTACATCAAGAGCAGTCTGGTCGGCGGTGGCGGGCGTTTCGGCTTCGCGATTCTGGCGTTCTTCTCGGTTTATCGTGAGTTGTTCGAAGTGATCCTGTTCTATGAAACCCTGTGGTTGCAGGCCGGCCCGGCCGGGCATGACGCGGTGCTCGCGGGTGGTGCAACCGCACTGGTGCTGTTGGTGGGTCTGGCGTGGGTGATCCTGCGCGGTTCGGCGAAACTGCCGCTGACGCTGTTCTTCAGCATCAACGCGGCGCTGCTGTGTGCGCTGTCGGTGGTGTTTGCCGGGCATGGCGTGAAGGCGTTGCAGGAAGCCGGGATCTTCGGCACGCGGCCGGTGGCGTTCTTTGAATTCGATTGGCTGGGGATTCATGCCGATGCCTATTCGTTGACGGCGCAGGCGGTGGCGATTCTGGCGATTGTGGTGTTGTACGGGCGCAGTTGGATGGCGGAGAAGCGACGGGTTTCGGCTGCTTGA
- a CDS encoding COG3014 family protein → MRHCLLPSLLIATLVQLSGCAAYRDYDMELQQTTQQLKAGNIDASLALIEAHNPDEEKDLLYYFEKGAVLSAGGEFPQSQVAWRSAEQMVIQRQDTIETTGDKLLAAMGNHWGSIINDKLRRYDGYDYEKVMLTTQMALNQLAMNDFDGARADIKKTHEREALIARQRELEYERVEEAAKASGARVHYKDLQGYPVVMLESPAVTALKNGYQSAFSHYLAGFTYEALGEKDLAAPGYRQAIELRPDMAFFQQALRDLDSPGLKADESDVLIIVQSGLAPARSSVRVPYPVKLADGQVIVANVSFPVMIPDTSTPAFNQVAIDGRQKKLIAVNSITDMSLRTLRDDMPGIIQRTTYRAFLAADVQATDNRRDPSKASYVTHWDGFEQADTRTWRTLPNLTQVVRLRLKKGDHLISLPNAPGVAPLKIRIDQNRQVIGLRALGDRVFANGSAFQSDVAPAKSVVSNLK, encoded by the coding sequence ATGCGCCACTGTTTGTTGCCGTCCCTGCTGATCGCCACCCTTGTGCAACTCAGTGGTTGCGCCGCTTACCGTGATTACGACATGGAACTGCAACAAACCACGCAACAGCTCAAGGCCGGCAATATCGACGCCTCACTGGCCTTGATCGAGGCGCACAACCCGGATGAAGAGAAGGATTTGCTCTATTACTTCGAGAAGGGTGCGGTGCTGAGCGCTGGCGGTGAGTTCCCGCAGAGCCAGGTTGCCTGGCGCAGCGCCGAGCAAATGGTCATACAGCGCCAGGACACCATTGAAACCACGGGCGACAAACTGCTCGCCGCCATGGGCAATCACTGGGGCAGCATCATCAATGACAAGCTGCGCCGCTACGATGGCTACGACTACGAAAAAGTCATGCTGACCACGCAAATGGCCCTCAACCAACTGGCCATGAATGACTTTGACGGTGCTCGCGCCGACATCAAGAAAACCCACGAGCGCGAAGCGCTTATCGCCCGGCAGCGGGAACTGGAATACGAGCGTGTCGAGGAAGCAGCGAAGGCCAGCGGCGCCCGCGTCCATTACAAGGATCTGCAAGGCTACCCGGTGGTCATGCTGGAATCACCCGCCGTCACTGCCTTGAAAAACGGCTACCAAAGCGCGTTCAGTCACTATCTCGCCGGGTTCACCTACGAAGCACTCGGCGAGAAAGACCTGGCAGCGCCCGGCTATCGTCAGGCGATCGAGCTGCGCCCGGACATGGCGTTTTTCCAACAGGCCTTGCGCGACCTCGACAGCCCTGGACTGAAGGCAGACGAAAGCGATGTGCTGATCATCGTGCAGAGCGGCCTGGCGCCGGCCCGCAGTTCCGTGCGCGTGCCCTACCCGGTGAAGCTCGCGGACGGGCAAGTCATCGTTGCCAATGTTTCGTTTCCCGTGATGATCCCTGACACCTCAACCCCGGCGTTCAATCAAGTGGCTATTGATGGTCGACAGAAAAAGCTGATCGCGGTCAACAGCATTACCGACATGTCTTTGCGCACCCTGCGTGACGACATGCCGGGCATTATCCAGCGCACAACCTATCGGGCATTTCTGGCGGCCGATGTTCAGGCCACGGACAATCGACGCGATCCGAGCAAAGCCTCCTACGTCACTCACTGGGACGGTTTCGAGCAGGCCGACACCCGCACCTGGCGCACCCTGCCTAACCTTACTCAGGTTGTGCGCCTGCGTTTGAAAAAAGGTGACCACCTGATCAGCCTGCCCAACGCGCCCGGGGTTGCGCCACTGAAGATCCGCATCGACCAGAACCGCCAGGTCATCGGCCTGCGTGCCTTGGGTGATCGGGTGTTTGCCAATGGCAGCGCATTCCAGTCGGATGTGGCGCCGGCAAAGAGCGTGGTATCCAACCTGAAATAA